The following coding sequences are from one Geodermatophilus normandii window:
- a CDS encoding polyribonucleotide nucleotidyltransferase produces the protein MSAPTTQGSIAAEYDPEDGVTTATAVIDNGSHGSRSITFETGRLAKQAAGSVVVSMGDTMLLSATTASRQPKEHFDFFPLTVDVEERMYAAGRIPGSFFRREGRPGEDAILTCRLIDRPLRPTFAKGLRNEVQVVITVLSLDPGHLYDVLAINGASASTQLSGLPFSGPVGGTRVALVNGQWIGFPTHAELEDAVFDMVVAGRLLPDGDVAIMMVEAEATEKTIELVRGGATAPTEEVVAQGLEAAKPFIRQLCEAQAALAEKAAKPVADFPRFLDYSDDVYAAVESAALDRLTQAQAIAGKQERNDATDALKDEVVASLAEQFAGREKEVSAAFRALTKKVVRQRILRDKVRIDGRGLTDIRPLSAEVEVLPRVHGSALFERGETQILGVTTLNMLRMEQQLDTLSPVTRKRYMHNYNFPPYSTGETGRVGSPKRREIGHGALAERALLPVLPDREEFPYAIRQVSEALGSNGSTSMGSVCASTLSLLNAGVPLRAPVAGIAMGLVSDEVDGKTQYVALTDILGAEDAFGDMDFKVAGTKDFVTALQLDTKLDGIPSDVLAQALTQARAARLHILDVMNEAIDAPDEMSPYAPRVTTVRIPVDKIGAVIGPKGQMINSIQDETGADITIEDDGTIYVGASDGPSAQAAVDRINAIANPQMPKVGERFLGTVVKTTPFGAFVSLLPGKDGLVHISKLGGGKRIGKVEDVVNVGDKLQVEITDIDARGKISLVPVAAEGAGEGDGAPAGDAAAPADAAAPAEA, from the coding sequence GTGTCCGCACCCACCACCCAGGGCAGCATCGCTGCCGAGTACGACCCCGAGGACGGGGTCACCACCGCCACCGCGGTCATCGACAACGGCAGCCACGGCAGCCGCAGCATCACCTTCGAGACCGGGCGGCTGGCCAAGCAGGCCGCCGGCTCGGTCGTCGTCAGCATGGGCGACACCATGCTCCTGTCGGCCACCACGGCCAGCCGGCAGCCGAAGGAGCACTTCGACTTCTTCCCGCTGACGGTCGACGTCGAGGAGCGGATGTACGCCGCCGGGCGCATCCCGGGCTCGTTCTTCCGCCGCGAGGGCCGTCCGGGCGAGGACGCCATCCTCACCTGCCGCCTGATCGACCGGCCGCTGCGCCCGACCTTCGCCAAGGGCCTGCGCAACGAGGTCCAGGTCGTCATCACCGTCCTGTCCCTGGACCCCGGGCACCTCTACGACGTGCTCGCCATCAACGGTGCGTCGGCCTCCACCCAGCTGTCGGGCCTGCCGTTCTCCGGCCCCGTCGGCGGCACCCGCGTCGCGCTGGTCAACGGCCAGTGGATCGGCTTTCCCACCCACGCCGAGCTCGAGGACGCCGTCTTCGACATGGTCGTGGCCGGGCGCCTCCTGCCCGACGGCGACGTCGCGATCATGATGGTCGAGGCCGAGGCCACCGAGAAGACGATCGAGCTCGTCCGCGGCGGCGCCACCGCGCCGACCGAGGAGGTCGTCGCCCAGGGCCTCGAGGCCGCCAAGCCCTTCATCCGGCAGCTGTGCGAGGCCCAGGCCGCGCTCGCGGAGAAGGCCGCCAAGCCGGTCGCCGACTTCCCCCGCTTCCTCGACTACTCCGACGACGTCTACGCCGCCGTGGAGTCCGCCGCTCTCGACCGCCTGACGCAGGCGCAGGCGATCGCCGGCAAGCAGGAGCGCAACGACGCCACCGACGCGCTCAAGGACGAGGTCGTCGCCTCGCTGGCCGAGCAGTTCGCCGGCCGCGAGAAGGAGGTGTCGGCCGCCTTCCGCGCCCTCACCAAGAAGGTCGTCCGGCAGCGCATCCTGCGTGACAAGGTCCGCATCGACGGCCGTGGCCTGACCGACATCCGGCCGCTGTCGGCCGAGGTCGAGGTCCTCCCGCGGGTGCACGGCTCGGCGCTGTTCGAGCGCGGCGAGACCCAGATCCTGGGCGTCACCACGCTGAACATGCTCCGCATGGAGCAGCAGCTCGACACGCTCTCGCCGGTGACCCGCAAGCGGTACATGCACAACTACAACTTCCCGCCGTACTCCACCGGGGAGACCGGGCGCGTGGGCTCGCCCAAGCGCCGCGAGATCGGCCACGGCGCGCTCGCCGAGCGGGCGCTGCTCCCCGTGCTGCCCGACCGCGAGGAGTTCCCCTACGCGATCCGGCAGGTCTCCGAGGCCCTGGGTTCCAACGGCTCGACGTCGATGGGCTCGGTCTGCGCCTCCACCCTGTCGCTGCTCAACGCCGGTGTGCCGCTGCGCGCGCCGGTCGCCGGCATCGCGATGGGTCTGGTGTCCGACGAGGTCGACGGCAAGACGCAGTACGTGGCGCTGACCGACATCCTCGGTGCCGAGGACGCCTTCGGTGACATGGACTTCAAGGTCGCCGGCACCAAGGACTTCGTCACGGCCCTGCAGCTGGACACCAAGCTCGACGGGATCCCGTCCGACGTGCTCGCCCAGGCGCTGACCCAGGCCCGCGCCGCCCGCCTGCACATCCTCGACGTGATGAACGAGGCCATCGACGCCCCGGACGAGATGAGCCCGTACGCCCCGCGCGTGACCACGGTGCGCATCCCGGTCGACAAGATCGGCGCGGTCATCGGCCCCAAGGGCCAGATGATCAACTCGATCCAGGACGAGACCGGCGCCGACATCACCATCGAGGACGACGGCACCATCTACGTCGGCGCCTCCGACGGCCCCTCGGCCCAGGCGGCGGTCGACCGCATCAACGCGATCGCCAACCCGCAGATGCCGAAGGTCGGGGAGCGCTTCCTCGGCACCGTCGTCAAGACGACCCCGTTCGGCGCCTTCGTCTCGCTGCTGCCGGGCAAGGACGGCCTGGTCCACATCAGCAAGCTCGGTGGCGGCAAGCGCATCGGCAAGGTCGAGGACGTCGTCAACGTCGGTGACAAGCTGCAGGTCGAGATCACCGACATCGACGCCCGCGGCAAGATCAGCCTCGTCCCGGTGGCCGCCGAGGGCGCCGGCGAGGGGGACGGTGCCCCCGCCGGCGACGCCGCGGCCCCGGCCGACGCCGCTGCTCCCGCGGAGGCCTGA
- a CDS encoding DUF2461 domain-containing protein has protein sequence MTFLGFPDEGLVFYEGLEADNSKTYWTRHRGVYDTCVRAPMQALVDELAAEFGPPKLFRPYRDVRFSNDKTPYKTHQGAVAQQEGRGAGAWYVEISAEGLRVAGGAWRLESDQVERFRRAVADDVQGPRLRTEVDRLAAAGWSIDGDRLTRVPRGHAVDDGRADLLRHRSLHAGRLFDPADWLHGAEALDRVRTAWRDLSALNAWLADNVGATAKEVRRR, from the coding sequence ATGACGTTCCTGGGCTTCCCCGACGAGGGCCTCGTCTTCTACGAGGGCCTCGAGGCTGACAACTCCAAGACCTACTGGACCCGCCACCGCGGCGTCTACGACACATGTGTCCGGGCGCCGATGCAGGCGCTCGTCGACGAGCTGGCCGCGGAGTTCGGTCCGCCCAAGCTGTTCCGCCCCTACCGGGACGTCCGCTTCAGCAACGACAAGACGCCTTACAAGACCCACCAGGGCGCGGTCGCCCAGCAGGAGGGACGCGGCGCCGGGGCCTGGTACGTCGAGATCTCCGCCGAGGGCCTGCGCGTCGCCGGCGGCGCCTGGCGGCTGGAGTCCGACCAGGTGGAACGCTTCCGGCGCGCGGTGGCCGACGACGTCCAGGGCCCCCGGCTGCGCACCGAGGTGGACCGCCTCGCCGCAGCGGGGTGGAGCATCGACGGCGACCGCCTCACCCGCGTCCCCAGGGGTCACGCCGTCGACGACGGACGTGCCGACCTGTTGCGTCACCGCTCGTTGCACGCCGGCCGACTGTTCGACCCCGCCGACTGGCTGCACGGCGCCGAGGCCCTCGACCGCGTCCGGACCGCCTGGCGGGACCTGTCCGCGCTCAACGCCTGGCTCGCCGACAACGTGGGCGCGACGGCCAAGGAGGTCCGCCGACGCTGA
- a CDS encoding bifunctional riboflavin kinase/FAD synthetase has protein sequence MQRWRGQAQTPADLGRTVVTVGMYDGVHRGHQSLIGTAVARARALGRPCVLVTFDPHPTEVVRPGSHPAILTSLDRKAELVAGLGVDGMCVLPFTPEFSRLTPEEFAHGVLVEHLHASMVVVGENFTYGHKAAGTVTTLTQEGRRFGFAVEGVPLAGDASADGEVTISSTYIRACVAAGDMESAARALGRPHRVDGVVVRGDRRGRELGYPTANVECPPFTAIPADGVYAGSLVTRDPAGRTLDSRPAAVSVGTNPTFQGSRRTVEAFVLDWSGDLYGEHVGVEFASRLRPMTAFAGVDELVTAMADDVTRTRTVLGLPPAG, from the coding sequence GTGCAGCGCTGGCGCGGGCAGGCCCAGACGCCGGCCGACCTCGGCCGGACCGTGGTCACGGTGGGCATGTACGACGGCGTCCACCGCGGCCACCAGTCGCTCATCGGCACCGCCGTCGCCCGCGCGCGGGCGCTGGGCCGGCCGTGCGTCCTGGTCACCTTCGACCCCCACCCCACCGAGGTCGTCCGGCCGGGCTCGCACCCGGCGATCCTCACCTCGCTGGACCGCAAGGCCGAGCTGGTCGCCGGGCTCGGGGTGGACGGCATGTGCGTGCTGCCGTTCACCCCCGAGTTCAGCCGGCTGACCCCGGAGGAGTTCGCCCACGGCGTGCTCGTCGAGCACCTGCACGCCTCGATGGTCGTCGTCGGCGAGAACTTCACCTACGGGCACAAGGCCGCCGGCACGGTGACCACGCTCACCCAGGAGGGCCGCCGGTTCGGCTTCGCCGTCGAGGGCGTCCCGCTGGCCGGTGACGCCTCCGCCGACGGCGAGGTCACCATCTCCTCGACCTACATCCGCGCCTGCGTCGCCGCCGGGGACATGGAGAGCGCGGCGCGGGCGCTGGGCCGGCCGCACCGGGTCGACGGCGTCGTCGTGCGCGGCGACCGGCGCGGCCGCGAGCTGGGCTACCCGACGGCGAACGTCGAGTGCCCGCCCTTCACCGCGATCCCCGCCGACGGCGTCTACGCCGGCTCGCTGGTCACCCGCGACCCCGCCGGCCGCACCCTCGACAGCCGGCCCGCCGCGGTCTCGGTGGGCACCAACCCCACCTTCCAGGGCTCGCGGCGCACCGTCGAGGCGTTCGTCCTCGACTGGTCCGGCGACCTCTACGGCGAGCACGTCGGCGTCGAGTTCGCCTCCCGGCTGCGCCCGATGACCGCCTTCGCCGGCGTCGACGAGCTGGTCACGGCCATGGCCGACGACGTCACCCGCACCCGCACCGTGCTGGGCCTGCCCCCCGCCGGGTGA
- the dapB gene encoding 4-hydroxy-tetrahydrodipicolinate reductase: MTTSAPGPDQQTTVGEPPRISVGVLGARGRMGTEVVRAVNAAEDLELVAMVDEGDWLFNVADAGAQVVVDFTRPDVVMDNIRFCIDQNISCVVGTTGFDEQRLATVAEWLEPKPELGVVIAPNFGIGAVLLMRFAQEAARFFPSTEIVELHHPHKVDAPSGTAVRTARLVAAARRAAGLSPSPDATTDSLPGARGADVEGIAVHAVRLTGLVAHQEVLMGSAGETLTLRHDSYDRASFMPGVLLAVREIGRRPGLTVGIESLLGL, from the coding sequence GTGACCACGAGCGCCCCCGGACCCGACCAGCAGACGACCGTCGGCGAGCCGCCCCGCATCTCCGTCGGCGTGCTCGGAGCACGGGGTCGGATGGGCACCGAGGTGGTCCGGGCGGTCAACGCCGCCGAGGACCTGGAGCTCGTCGCGATGGTCGACGAGGGCGACTGGCTGTTCAACGTGGCCGACGCCGGCGCGCAGGTGGTCGTGGACTTCACCCGCCCGGACGTCGTCATGGACAACATCCGCTTCTGCATCGACCAGAACATCTCGTGCGTCGTGGGGACGACGGGCTTCGACGAGCAGCGGCTGGCCACGGTCGCGGAGTGGCTCGAGCCCAAGCCCGAGCTGGGCGTCGTCATCGCGCCCAACTTCGGCATCGGCGCGGTGTTGCTCATGCGCTTCGCCCAGGAGGCCGCGCGCTTCTTCCCCTCCACCGAGATCGTGGAGCTGCACCACCCGCACAAGGTGGACGCACCCTCCGGCACCGCCGTCCGCACCGCCCGGCTGGTGGCCGCCGCCCGCCGGGCCGCCGGGCTGTCGCCGTCGCCGGACGCCACGACCGACTCGCTGCCCGGCGCCCGGGGTGCCGACGTCGAGGGGATCGCCGTGCACGCCGTCCGGCTGACCGGTCTCGTCGCGCACCAGGAGGTCCTCATGGGGTCGGCAGGGGAGACGCTGACCCTGCGGCACGACTCCTACGACCGTGCGTCCTTCATGCCCGGCGTGCTCCTCGCCGTGCGGGAGATCGGGCGCCGGCCCGGGCTCACCGTGGGCATCGAGTCCCTCCTGGGGCTCTGA
- a CDS encoding M16 family metallopeptidase has product MGSTDLTSAPAPVGVTRVIDVDEVGGRVERTVLPGGLRVLTETMPGVLSATLGIWVGVGSRDEGDRVAGASHFLEHLLFKGTRSRGALEIATAMDAVGGEMNAFTAKEHTCYYANVLASDLPLAVTLLGDLVTEALNTAEDLESERTVVLEEIAMRDDEPSDLVHDLFAETLFGGTPLGRSVLGTVESIEGLTRDDVDGWYRSRYAVPSMVVTAAGRVDHQQVVDLVTAVFGERLSGPVSPAPLRRGADLDLDGPASPTGLVHRKTEQTHLLLGSLGLSRFDERRYAAAVLETAVGGGMSSRLFQEIREKRGLVYSVGSALTSYAGTGAFSVYAGCAKKRVPEVLRLVREELARVAAEGLTPEEVARGRGQLRGGTVLGLEDTGSRMSRLGKSELSHGEYVPVREVLDRIAAVDEDQVRAVAADLLGRETCLAVVGPYRASDLDRL; this is encoded by the coding sequence GTGGGGTCCACCGACCTCACGTCCGCCCCGGCCCCGGTCGGTGTCACCCGAGTCATCGACGTCGACGAGGTCGGCGGCCGTGTGGAGCGCACGGTGCTGCCCGGCGGCCTGCGCGTGCTCACCGAGACGATGCCCGGCGTCCTCTCGGCCACCCTCGGCATCTGGGTGGGCGTGGGCTCGCGGGACGAGGGCGACCGGGTCGCCGGCGCCTCGCACTTCCTCGAGCACCTCCTGTTCAAGGGCACCCGCAGCCGCGGTGCGCTGGAGATCGCGACGGCCATGGACGCCGTCGGCGGTGAGATGAACGCCTTCACCGCCAAGGAGCACACCTGCTACTACGCCAACGTGCTCGCCAGCGACCTCCCGCTGGCGGTCACGCTGCTCGGGGACCTGGTGACCGAGGCGCTCAACACCGCCGAGGACCTGGAGTCCGAGCGGACGGTGGTGCTCGAGGAGATCGCCATGCGCGACGACGAGCCCTCCGACCTGGTGCACGACCTGTTCGCCGAGACCCTCTTCGGTGGCACGCCGCTCGGGCGCTCGGTGCTCGGCACCGTGGAGTCCATCGAGGGGCTCACCCGCGACGACGTCGACGGCTGGTACCGCTCCCGCTACGCCGTCCCCTCGATGGTGGTCACCGCCGCCGGGCGGGTGGACCACCAGCAGGTGGTCGACCTGGTGACGGCGGTCTTCGGCGAGCGGCTCTCCGGCCCCGTGTCCCCGGCTCCGCTGCGCCGCGGGGCGGACCTCGACCTCGACGGCCCCGCCTCCCCGACCGGGCTGGTCCACCGGAAGACCGAGCAGACCCACCTGCTGCTCGGCAGCCTGGGCCTGAGCCGCTTCGACGAGCGGCGCTACGCCGCCGCGGTCCTGGAGACGGCGGTCGGCGGCGGGATGAGCTCGCGGCTGTTCCAGGAGATCCGGGAGAAGCGCGGGCTGGTCTACAGCGTGGGGTCCGCGTTGACCTCCTACGCGGGTACCGGCGCCTTCTCCGTGTACGCCGGCTGCGCCAAGAAGCGGGTGCCCGAGGTGTTGCGCCTCGTCCGCGAGGAGCTGGCCAGGGTGGCCGCCGAGGGGCTGACGCCGGAGGAGGTGGCCCGCGGCCGGGGACAGCTGCGCGGCGGGACGGTGCTCGGCCTCGAGGACACCGGTTCGCGGATGAGCCGGCTGGGCAAGAGCGAGCTGTCGCACGGGGAGTACGTGCCGGTGCGCGAGGTGCTCGACCGGATCGCCGCCGTGGACGAGGACCAGGTGCGCGCGGTCGCCGCCGACCTGCTGGGCCGGGAGACCTGCCTGGCCGTCGTCGGCCCCTACCGCGCGTCCGACCTCGACCGGCTCTGA
- a CDS encoding VanZ family protein, which produces MTLPRTHPALRVHGALSRGAFAVTVLVSLAVLFAPASDVPVAPPGVDKVVHLVLFAALAVAGRWAGTRPGPLAVLLLAYGAVSEVVQALSALQRSGSVLDWLADVAGVGLGLLLWAVGERRSTRAVLRRDEPPGSLAR; this is translated from the coding sequence ATGACCCTCCCGCGTACGCACCCGGCGCTCCGCGTGCACGGCGCCCTGTCCCGCGGGGCGTTCGCGGTGACGGTGCTCGTCTCGCTCGCCGTGCTGTTCGCGCCGGCCTCCGACGTGCCCGTCGCGCCTCCCGGCGTGGACAAGGTCGTGCACCTGGTGCTGTTCGCCGCCCTCGCCGTCGCCGGGCGGTGGGCCGGCACGCGACCGGGGCCGCTGGCGGTGCTGCTGCTCGCCTACGGCGCGGTCAGCGAGGTGGTGCAGGCCCTCTCGGCGCTGCAGCGCTCGGGCTCGGTCCTCGACTGGCTGGCCGACGTCGCCGGGGTGGGCCTCGGCCTCCTGCTGTGGGCGGTGGGGGAGCGTCGCTCCACCCGGGCCGTCTTGCGTCGGGACGAGCCGCCCGGAAGCCTGGCCCGGTGA
- the rpsO gene encoding 30S ribosomal protein S15, which produces MALDSATKQQIMTDYATVEKDTGSPEVQVAMLTRRISDLTEHLKQHKHDHHSRRGLLLLVGRRRRLLNYLAKTDINRYRSLIERLGLRR; this is translated from the coding sequence ATGGCGCTCGACAGCGCGACGAAGCAGCAGATCATGACCGACTACGCGACGGTCGAGAAGGACACGGGCTCGCCCGAGGTCCAGGTCGCGATGCTCACCCGTCGGATCAGTGACCTGACGGAGCACCTCAAGCAGCACAAGCACGACCACCACAGCCGGCGGGGCCTGCTCCTGCTGGTCGGCCGCCGCCGGCGGCTGCTGAACTACCTGGCCAAGACGGACATCAACCGCTACCGCTCGCTGATCGAGCGGCTCGGTCTGCGCCGCTGA